In Meleagris gallopavo isolate NT-WF06-2002-E0010 breed Aviagen turkey brand Nicholas breeding stock chromosome 5, Turkey_5.1, whole genome shotgun sequence, a single window of DNA contains:
- the LOC104910946 gene encoding uncharacterized protein LOC104910946 — protein sequence MASENSSYSQVAAMPWMPGMGSHRPPAVQWGRVLAVPCVPSNPLPICAHTTGAPSRDVVLVSAIITISFSVTIILCGICQWCQRRLGKRYKTSLETVGTPDSSRGRSEKKTINDLDRDFWNNNDNTVQQKWSSYPPKEFILNISPYAPYGDPRLSLNGSLLSGAKLTASATTGLAGDRDGRPGDKQQCAEDGMRSSISAHSEPGAGKAARGRWHTVQSHLAAGKLSLSK from the exons ATGGcctctgaaaacagcagctaCAGTCAGGTAGCAGCCATGCCATGGATGCCAGGGATGGGGTCCCACCGACCCCCTGCAGTGCAATGGGGCAGAGTGCTGGCCGTGCCATGTGTCCCTAGCAATCCTCTCCCCATTTGTGCCCACACCACAG GGGCCCCCTCCCGCGATGTCGTCCTCGTCTCGGCCATCATCACCATCAGCTTTAGCGTCACCATCATCCTGTGTGGCATCTGCCAGTGGTGCCAGCGCAGACTG GGAAAACGGTACAAGACATCCCTGGAGACTGTGGGCACACCAGATTCCAGCCGAGGCCGCAGTGAGAAGAAAACCATCAA CGATCTAGACAGAGACTTTTGGAATAACAATGACAACACAGTGCAGCAGAAATGGAGCTCGTACCCTCCCAAGGAGTTTATTCTAAACATTTCACCTTACGCCCCATATGGTGACCCGCGCCTTTCCCTCAA TGGCTCTCTGTTATCAGGGGCTAAGCTGACGGCATCGGCCACCACAGGCTTGGCCGGGGACCGCGACGGCCGCCCCGGGGACAAGCAGCAGTGCGCCGAGGATGGCATGAGGAGCAGCATCTCTGCGCACAGCGAGCCCGGCGCAGGGAAGGCAGCGAGGGGCCGCTGGCACACGGTGCAGAGCCACTTGGCCGCAGGGAAGCTCAGCCTGTCCAAGTGA
- the LOC100550951 gene encoding cleavage and polyadenylation specificity factor subunit 7: MSEGVDLIDIYADEEFNQDSEFSNADQMDLYDDVLTASSQPPESRTSSLEPTPEIRQEPPPKLNSKAPAILYTYSGLRNKRAAVYVGSFSWWTTDQQLIQTIRSVGVYDVVELKFAENRANGQSKGYAEVVVASENSVHKLLELLPGKVLNGDKVEVRLATRQNLSQFEAQARKRVPPRAHSRDSSDSLDGHATPTENALPPSRLEKPPSILPFFNRPPAALPLMGLPPPPMPP; this comes from the exons ATGTCGGAGGGAGTGGACCTGATTGATATCTACGCTGACGAAGAGTTTAACCAG GACTCCGAGTTCAGTAATGCTGACCAGATGGACCTGTATGATGATGTGCTGACTGCCAGCTCACAGCCCCCCGAAAGCCGCACCAGCAGCTTGGAGCCAACCCCTGAGATCCGCCAGGAGCCTCCCCCCAAACTCAACAGCAAAGCCCCTGCCATCCTGTATACCTACAGCGGGCTGCGCAACAAGAGGGCAGCTGTCTATGTGGGCAGCTTCTCCTGG TGGACAACCGACCAGCAGCTGATCCAGACCATCCGTTCAGTAGGTGTATATGATGTGGTGGAGCTGAAGTTTGCGGAGAACCGAGCCAATGGCCAGTCGAAAGG GTACGCGGAGGTGGTGGTGGCCTCTGAGAACTCAGTCCACAAGCTGCTGGAGCTCCTGCCTGGCAAAGTGCTCAATGGGGACAAGGTGGAGGTGAGGCTGGCCACCCGGCAGAACCTGTCCCAGTTCGAGGCTCAGGCTCGCAAAC GCGTGCCGCCGAGGGCCCACTCACGGGACTCCTCTGACTCGCTGGATGGCCATGCCACACCAACGGAGAATGCACTGCCGCCCAGCCGCCTGGAGAAGCCCCCTTCCATCCTGCCCTTCTTCAACCGCCCCCCCGCTGCACTGCCCCTCATGGGGCTGCCTCCACCACCCATGCCCCCT